The genomic window GTAAAAAAATCTTGACATTTCGCATAAAAATATTATATTATCATTTGATAACCAAAAATATCAAATTAATGTAAATAAAAAATAAAAGGAGAAGGACATGGGAAATAGATTGCTCAAAGGTGCAATAATTGTTATTATTGGGATTATTTTACCAGCCAGTTTTCTTTTTTCCGCAAGTGATGTCAAAGTGCAGATCACGCAATTTGAAGTCAACGAGCTGCCAAATTTTAGCTTATATGTCTCTGTTACTGACAATGCGGGAAAACCCGTACCGTTGCCTGCCGATGCGTTAAAAATTGATTCCAACTTGATCCGTGTTTTGGAAGATCAGGTGGAGTCGCCGATTCTCGACGTCAAGCCGGTAATTGAAATCGAAGAATCAGAAGTTGGTCACTTCAATATTGCCTTGGTGATGGATAACAGCAGTTCTATTCTCCCTTATGCTAAAAAAATAAAAGAGGCCGCCGATCAGTTCATTGATCAATTGCGTCCTGTCGATAAGGCTGCTATTATTGCTTTTGACAAAAATTATCTCCCATACAAAGCCAAAGTGAAACAGCAGTTTACGAATATTAAATCTGTTCTTAAGGGACATACAGAGATTGACCGCGTGACAGAAAGGACCTTTTTGTACGATGCGCTGTTCGTCGCCTGTCTAAATCTCAGAAATGAGCGAACTCTGGGTCGCAAAGCCATCGTTGTGTTGTCTGATGGGAAAGATATCGGCAGCAAAGCCAACTTGAAACATGTCATCGCTTTCGCAAAAAGTGAAGATATACCGGTTTATGCCATCGATTTTTCAAGATCAAGGAAAAACAGAAATCTTCGCAATCTTTCGTCGCAGACCCAGGGCAAATATTTCTATGCTCGCAATGTCAAGCAAGTTTCTGAAGTTTACCAGTCGATATTGAAACAATTGCAGGGTTTGTATCGGGTTACTTATCGGAGCTTAAATGAAAATTGGTCTTCCGCGGTCAGGAATCTTCAAGTTGAGATTAATTTAAATGATAAAATTTACATTGGGCGCAGACCCTACTATCCGGACGTAGCAAAATTAAAATATCTGGCGCTGCGCTATAAAGAAGTGACCACGCATGTCAGCTCTACTGATTATCAGAAATATTTAAATTCATTTCCGGCAAGCGAGTGGAGCAATGATATTCGGTTTCGGCTTGGCGTTTATTATGAACAGCGGGGAATGTACGATAAAGCGTTGGAAGTTTACGATGAATTGGAGAATCAATCCGATCAAAGCTGGGTGGACGACGTCTATTTTCGCAAAGGGAAAATTTATGAAAATACTGGCAAGTACGGCGACGCAATACAGATGTATTCTGAGTTAGTTAAAAATTATCCGGAAGAAAAATCAGCGCCAGAAGCGTTGTTAGGGATGGCGCGTTCGTATCGCGGGCTCAACAACGTCGCTGAATCTGAAAAAATTTATAACCAACTCAAAGAAGAATATGGCGGCAGCGAGGTGACGGATGAAGCTTTATTTGAACTGAGTAATTTGAAGATACAACAGAATCGGTTAGCTGAAGCAAAGCAGGATTTGCTCGAGTTGGTTGATAAATACAAAGAGAGCAATACGACGCCTGAAGCCTATTTAAGTCTGGCGACGCTGGCGGAAAAAGAAGGCGCGCTTGACGAAGCAATTGAATACTGCGATCGAGCGGCTCAATTGCCGACAAAACCGGAAGTGATTTCCCGCGCCCTCACTCGAAAAGGCGATTTGTTGTTCCAAAAAGGCGATCTGGATGAAGCCGTTTATGCTTACGAGGCTGTCGTGAATAATTACAAGGGGAATGGTTTTCAGGATGAGGCGCTTTTAGGCATGGCGAAATCGTTTCGGGGAAAAAATGACTATCTTGCCATGCGAAAGAGTTTCGATGAGATCCGACAAATGAAGGCACATAATCAGGAGATCACTTTTGATCTTGATCAAGAAAATTCAATCGTCGGCGTCATACCGCCGAATCAGGCAAAAATGGTGAGCACGCTGTCCGGAGCCGCGTTGGAAACGATGCCGGAAAAAACGAAT from Calditrichota bacterium includes these protein-coding regions:
- a CDS encoding tetratricopeptide repeat protein, with protein sequence MGNRLLKGAIIVIIGIILPASFLFSASDVKVQITQFEVNELPNFSLYVSVTDNAGKPVPLPADALKIDSNLIRVLEDQVESPILDVKPVIEIEESEVGHFNIALVMDNSSSILPYAKKIKEAADQFIDQLRPVDKAAIIAFDKNYLPYKAKVKQQFTNIKSVLKGHTEIDRVTERTFLYDALFVACLNLRNERTLGRKAIVVLSDGKDIGSKANLKHVIAFAKSEDIPVYAIDFSRSRKNRNLRNLSSQTQGKYFYARNVKQVSEVYQSILKQLQGLYRVTYRSLNENWSSAVRNLQVEINLNDKIYIGRRPYYPDVAKLKYLALRYKEVTTHVSSTDYQKYLNSFPASEWSNDIRFRLGVYYEQRGMYDKALEVYDELENQSDQSWVDDVYFRKGKIYENTGKYGDAIQMYSELVKNYPEEKSAPEALLGMARSYRGLNNVAESEKIYNQLKEEYGGSEVTDEALFELSNLKIQQNRLAEAKQDLLELVDKYKESNTTPEAYLSLATLAEKEGALDEAIEYCDRAAQLPTKPEVISRALTRKGDLLFQKGDLDEAVYAYEAVVNNYKGNGFQDEALLGMAKSFRGKNDYLAMRKSFDEIRQMKAHNQEITFDLDQENSIVGVIPPNQAKMVSTLSGAALETMPEKTNTFPLQVSIKPIATPEQFKNFSIAGRIYDFKANVDTFLTPVKISLPYEESWFDTTGRKAEDFKIYTYDGANWKLIPGCKVDSVNQAVCAEISSLSWKTLMFQPPRVIRFNDILFAFNSSELNDAYRAKMDTIVQILLDSPKIRLEVQGHTDSIGTEEVNQKLSQKRAETIRKYMLQSGIDSSRVMAKGFGERFPIASNNAEAGRALNRRTEFVIVSKGENDIIDVQQRQLGTKYTIELGAGYGFLGQATEQSEVLKKEGFQVSIVPDQTGDGIIYRLFCGYFDNVREAEQFARKITSQFLQLTYKIVERK